Part of the Carnobacterium pleistocenium FTR1 genome is shown below.
TACGTGGGGTTAAAAGTGAGTTGTTAGAAGATTTTATTACATTTGATGGAGAAAGACGTTCTTTAATAGTAAGAACTGAAGAATTGAAAAGTTACCGTAACGAAGTATCTGGCGCTATAGCAACATTAAAGCGCAGTAAAGAAAATGCAGATGAAAAGATAAAAGAAATGCGTGAAGTTGGAGAAAAAATAAAAGAGTTAGACAAAGAATTAGCAATAATCGATGAAAAAATAGAAACGATTGCGACCGGATTGCCAAACTTGCCACACGAATCAGTTCCAGTAGGGGCAGATGAAGCAGACAATGATGAGGTTCGCAAATGGGGAACGCCTGTAAAAGTAGATTTCCAAGTAAAAGCCCATTGGGAAGTTGCTGAAGAATTGGGTATTTTAGATTTTGAACGAGGAGCTAAAGTTTCTGGAAGTCGCTTTGTTTTCTATAAAGGACTAGGTGCTAGATTAGAACGAGCAGTTTATAATTTTATGTTAGACCTGCATACAGGAGAACACGGTTATACAGAAATGATGACACCTTATTTAGTTAATAGCGATTCAATGTTCGGTACAGGTCAATTTCCTAAATTTAAAGAGGATGTCTTCCAAATTGAAGGAACAGATTTAACGTTGATTCCTACAGCAGAGGTTCCTTTAACAAACTATTACAGTAATGAAATTCTAAAAGAGGAACAGTTACCTATTTACTTTACAGCATTAAGCCCTGCATTTAGATCAGAAGCTGGGAGTGCAGGAAGAGATACGCGTGGATTGATTCGTTTACACCAATTCAATAAAGTTGAGATGGTCAAATTCAGTAAGCCTGAAACGTCTTATGAAGAATTAGAAAAAATGACAAATAATGCTGAGACAGTATTACAAAAACTTGATTTACCGTATCGAGTATTAGCATTATGCACTGGAGATATGGGATTCTCAGCAGCAAAAACATATGACTTAGAAGTATGGATCCCTGCTCAAGAAACATACCGTGAAATCAGTTCTTGCTCAAATACTGAAGCTTTTCAAGCAAGACGAGCAAAAATTCGTTACCGCAATGAAGAAACAGGTAAATTAGAATTTGTTCATACGTTAAATGGTTCTGGATTAGCAGTAGGAAGAACAATAGCAGCTATTTTAGAAAATTACCAACAAGCAGATGGTTCAGTTAAGGTTCCGACTGTGCTGATTCCATATATGGGTGGCGTAACTGAAATCCGTAAAGCAGACTAAAAAGTGAGAAATTCAAAATAATTTAAACCTATAGGGTTGAGTGCTATACTCTAATCACTAAGAATATAAGGGGGAATCGATAGTGAGTGAACAAAAATTTGAAAAAGCAACATTTGCAGGTGGGTGCTTTTGGTGCATGGTAAAACCTTTTGAAACACAATCAGGTATTGAATCGGTTGTTTCTGGTTATACAGGAGGCCACACGGTAAACCCAACTTATGAAGAAGTCTGTAGCGAAACAACTGGACACACAGAAGCAGTTCAGATTACCTTTGATCCCGAAAAATTTAGCTATAAAGATTTAGTAGAAATCTATTGGCAACAAACAGACCCAACAGATGCAGGCGGACAATTTGCAGATAGAGGCTCTTCTTATCGTCCAGTGATTTTCTATCACAATGAAGAACAAAGACAATTAGCAGAAGCATCTAAAGAAGCTTTGCAAAATAGTGGACGCTTTAAACAACCTATTGTAACTGAAATTCAGCCAGCAGAGCCATTTTATCCAGCAGAAGATTATCACCAAGGTTTTTATAAGAAAAATGCTGCTCATTATTCAAGATATAGACAAGGATCAGGAAGAGCGGGTTTTATTGAGTCGAATTGGACATCTTAATTAATCCATAAAAAGTAAAAAGAGAGAGTTTTTATTGATACTTAATAAAAACTCTCTCTTTTTATGAATAAAATACTGGTTTTTTATTCATAAAAAACATTATATTGTATATTGAAAATCTATTAAAATGAAAAATTTAAGAAGAATCGTTCGTTTTCTTTGTAAAATAATACGATTTTGAATAGATTTAAAAAACATTGTTCAGATTTGAAAATTGTTTTATTTTATTTACCAAAAAAGATTGACGAAACGCTTAAACCCTGTTATATTTATATATGTCGCTGAGACAGGTTGAAACAAACCGACACGGCGACAAAGAAAAAATCAAAAAGTTGTTGACAGACGATTTGAGACATGGTATTATATATAAGTTGTCACAAACAAACAACACACTTTAGACCTTTGAAAACTAAACAAAGTAAAACGAACAAAATGTGAGGGTGACTTAGCAGTGCTAAGTCAACAGTAACAAAATTAGTGAATAATTATTCGCTAGCAATTCAATAATGAGCTTCAAGCATCATTTTATATGAGAGTTTGATCCTGGCTCAGGACGAACGCTGGCGGCATGCCTAATACATGCAAGTCGAACGCTTTGATTTCACCGGGTGCTTGCACCCACCGAAGTCAAGGAGTGGCGGACGGGTGAGTAACACGTGGGTAACCTGCCCATAAGAGGGGGATAACATTCGGAAACGGATGCTAATACCGCATATTTCTAAACGTCACATGACGAATAGAAGAAAGGTGGCTTCGGCTACCGCTTATGGATGGACCCGCGGCGTATTAGCTAGTTGGTGAGGTAATGGCTCACCAAGGCGATGATACGTAGCCGACCTGAGAGGGTGATCGGCCACACTGGGACTGAGACACGGCCCAGACTCCTACGGGAGGCAGCAGTAGGGAATCTTCCGCAATGGACGAAAGTCTGACGGAGCAATGCCGCGTGAGTGAAGAAGGTTTTCGGATCGTAAAACTCTGTTGTTAGAGAAGAACAAGGATGAGAGTAACTGCTCATCCCCTGACGGTATCTAACCAGAAAGCCACGGCTAACTACGTGCCAGCAGCCGCGGTAATACGTAGGTGGCAAGCGTTGTCCGGATTTATTGGGCGTAAAGCGAGCGCAGGCGGTTCTTTAAGTCTGATGTGAAAGCCCCCGGCTCAACCGGGGAAGGTCATTGGAAACTGGGGAACTTGAGTGCAGAAGAGGAGAGTGGAATTCCACGTGTAGCGGTGAAATGCGTAGATATGTGGAGGAACACCAGTGGCGAAGGCGACTCTCTGGTCTGTAACTGACGCTGAGGCTCGAAAGCGTGGGGAGCAAACAGGATTAGATACCCTGGTAGTCCACGCCGTAAACGATGAGTGCTAAGTGTTGGAGGGTTTCCGCCCTTCAGTGCTGCAGCTAACGCATTAAGCACTCCGCCTGGGGAGTACGACCGCAAGGTTGAAACTCAAAGGAATTGACGGGGACCCGCACAAGCGGTGGAGCATGTGGTTTAATTCGAAGCAACGCGAAGAACCTTACCAGGTCTTGACATCCTTTGACCACCCTAGAGATAGGGCTTTCCCTTCGGGGACAAAGTGACAGGTGGTGCATGGTTGTCGTCAGCTCGTGTCGTGAGATGTTGGGTTAAGTCCCGCAACGAGCGCAACCCCTATTATTAGTTGCCAGCATTCAGTTGGGCACTCTAGTGAGACTGCCGGTGATAAACCGGAGGAAGGTGGGGATGACGTCAAATCATCATGCCCCTTATGACCTGGGCTACACACGTGCTACAATGGATGGTACAACGAGTCGCAAGGTCGCGAGGCCAAGCTAATCTCTTAAAGCCATTCTCAGTTCGGATTGCAGGCTGCAACTCGCCTGCATGAAGCCGGAATCGCTAGTAATCGCGGATCAGCACGCCGCGGTGAATACGTTCCCGGGTCTTGTACACACCGCCCGTCACACCACGAGAGTTTGTAACACCCGAAGTCGGTGAGGTAACCCTTTTGGGAGCCAGCCGCCTAAGGTGGGACAGATAATTGGGGTGAAGTCGTAACAAGGTAGCCGTATCGGAAGGTGCGGCTGGATCACCTCCTTTCTAAGGAATATAACGGAAACCCACACATTCGTCTTTACTTTGTTTAGTTTTGAGAGGTCTAATCTTCTCAAACGCTTGAATGTAAAAATTGTTCTTTGAAAACTGGATAAAGTTAAAAATCGTAATTAAGTAAGAAACCAGAAACACACCGAAAAGTTTTAAAAAATAAGTTTTTTAAGGTTCTCATCGAAAGATGAGTATTAAACATTAACGATTAACCATAGGTTAAGTTAATAAGGGCGCACGGTGAATGCCTTGGCACTAGGAGCCGATGAAGGACGGGACTAACGCCGATATGCTTTGGGAGCTGTAAGTGAGCTTTGATCCAAAGATTTCCGAATGGGGGAACCCAGCATCTTTGATAGGATGTTACTGCTGACTGAATACATAGGTCAGTAGAGGTAGACGCAGAGAACTGAAACATCTAAGTACCTGCAGGAAGAGAAAGAAAAATCGATTCCCTGAGTAGCGGCGAGCGAAACGGGAATAGCCCAAACCAGAAAGCTTGCTTTCTGGGGTTGTAGGACTGAACATATAGAGTCATAAATGAAGTTGGTAGGAGAAGCGACCTGGAAAGGTCTGCCGAAGAAGGTAAAAGCCCTGTAACCGAAACCAATTTCACTCTGATCAGTATCCTGAGTACGGCGGAACACGAGAAATTCCGTCGGAATCCGGGAGGACCATCTCCCAAGGCTAAATACTCCCTAGTGACCGATAGTGAACCAGTACCGTGAGGGAAAGGTGAAAAGAACCTCGGAAGAGGAGTGAAATAGCCCCTGAAACCGTGTGCCTACAAATAGTTAAAGCCCGTTAATGGGTGATAGCGTGCCTTTTGTAGAATGAACCGGCGAGTTACGATCACATGCGAGGTTAAGTTGATGAGACGGAGCCGTAGCGAAAGCGAGTCTGAATAGGGCGAATGAGTATGTGGTCGTAGACCCGAAACCAAGTGATCTACCCATGTCCAGGTTGAAGGTGCGGTAATACGCACTGGAGGACCGAACCCACGTATGTTGAAAAATGCGGGGATGAGGTGTGGGTAGCGGAGAAATTCCAATCGAACTTGGAGATAGCTGGTTCTCTCCGAAATAGCTTTAGGGCTAGCCTCGGAATTAGAATCATGGAGGTAGAGCAACTGTTTGGACTAGGGGCCCTTCTAGGGTTACCGAATTCAGATAAACTCCGAATGCCATTGATTTATATCCGGGAGTCAGACTGCGAGTGATAAGATCCGTAGTCGAAAGGGAAACAGCCCAGACCACCAGCTAAGGTCCCAAAGTTTATGTTAAGTGGAAAAGGATGTGGAGTTGCTTAGACAACTAGGATGTTGGCTCAGAAGCAGCCATCATTTAAAGAGTGCGTAATAGCTCACTAGTCGAGTGACCCTGCGCCGAAAATTTACCGGGGCTAAACATAACACCGAAGCTGTGGATAGAACCATTGGTTCTATGGTAGGAGAGCGTTCTAAGGGCGTTGAAGCTAGATCGTGAGGACTAGTGGAGCGCTTAGAAGTGAGAATGCCGGTATGAGTAGCGAAAGACGGGTGAGAATCCCGTCCACCGAATGACTAAGGTTTCCTGGGGAAGGCTCGTCCTCCCAGGGTTAGTCGGACCTAAGTCGAGGCCGAATGGCGTAGACGATGGACAACAGGTTGAGATTCCTGTACCAGTTTGTTTTGTTTGAACAATGGAGGGACACAGTAGGCTAAGGAATACGTGCTGTTGGATATGCACGTCCAAGCAACAAGTTTTGAAGTGAGTCAAATGCTTGCTTCTTTAAGAACAAGTTGTGATGGGGAGGGAAATTAAGTACCGAAGTTCCCGATGTCACACTGTCAAGAAAAGCTTCTAGTTAGAAACAAACTGCCCGTACCGCAAACCGACACAGGTAGTCGAGGAGAGAATCCTAAGGTGTGCGAGAGAACTCTCGTTAAGGAACTCGGCAAAATGACCCCGTAACTTCGGGAGAAGGGGTGCTGACCAATTGGTCAGCCGCAGTGAATAGGCCCAGGCGACTGTTTATCAAAAACACAGGTCTCTGCAAAATCGTAAGATGACGTATAGGGGCTGACGCCTGCCCGGTGCTGGAAGGTTAAGAGGAAGGGTTAGCTCTAGGGCGAAGCTCAGAATTGAAGCCCCAGTAAACGGCGGCCGTAACTATAACGGTCCTAAGGTAGCGAAATTCCTTGTCGGGTAAGTTCCGACCCGCACGAAAGGCGTAACGATCTGGGCACTGTCTCAACGAGAGACTCGGTGAAATTATAGTACCTGTGAAGATGCAGGTTACCCGCGACAGGACGGAAAGACCCCATGGAG
Proteins encoded:
- the serS gene encoding serine--tRNA ligase, whose protein sequence is MIDIKRLRTDFDATAKQLEIRGVKSELLEDFITFDGERRSLIVRTEELKSYRNEVSGAIATLKRSKENADEKIKEMREVGEKIKELDKELAIIDEKIETIATGLPNLPHESVPVGADEADNDEVRKWGTPVKVDFQVKAHWEVAEELGILDFERGAKVSGSRFVFYKGLGARLERAVYNFMLDLHTGEHGYTEMMTPYLVNSDSMFGTGQFPKFKEDVFQIEGTDLTLIPTAEVPLTNYYSNEILKEEQLPIYFTALSPAFRSEAGSAGRDTRGLIRLHQFNKVEMVKFSKPETSYEELEKMTNNAETVLQKLDLPYRVLALCTGDMGFSAAKTYDLEVWIPAQETYREISSCSNTEAFQARRAKIRYRNEETGKLEFVHTLNGSGLAVGRTIAAILENYQQADGSVKVPTVLIPYMGGVTEIRKAD
- the msrA gene encoding peptide-methionine (S)-S-oxide reductase MsrA; its protein translation is MSEQKFEKATFAGGCFWCMVKPFETQSGIESVVSGYTGGHTVNPTYEEVCSETTGHTEAVQITFDPEKFSYKDLVEIYWQQTDPTDAGGQFADRGSSYRPVIFYHNEEQRQLAEASKEALQNSGRFKQPIVTEIQPAEPFYPAEDYHQGFYKKNAAHYSRYRQGSGRAGFIESNWTS